One window of bacterium genomic DNA carries:
- a CDS encoding Maf family protein, with amino-acid sequence MAEISKYLNWPKLILASGSPRRKSLLQAVGADFKVVIPMVDEDGIENLVPETAVKKLAREKALEVRARLSPADRKRLIVAADTVVAYRHHVLGKPENGAGAVRMLRMLSGRWHQVFTGLCLISPLDGRIITGYEVTKVKFRRLSPAYINNYVASGEPLDKAGAYGIQELGALIVEKVDGCYFNVVGLPLVKLDKMIRRLNL; translated from the coding sequence ATGGCCGAAATATCAAAATACCTGAACTGGCCCAAACTCATCCTGGCCTCGGGCTCGCCCCGGCGCAAAAGCCTGCTGCAGGCGGTGGGGGCTGATTTCAAGGTGGTCATTCCCATGGTGGATGAGGACGGGATAGAAAATCTTGTGCCTGAGACCGCGGTCAAGAAGCTGGCCAGGGAAAAGGCCCTGGAGGTCAGGGCTCGTCTTTCCCCGGCCGACCGGAAGCGCCTGATCGTGGCCGCCGACACGGTGGTGGCCTATAGGCATCACGTGCTGGGCAAACCGGAGAACGGGGCCGGGGCGGTAAGGATGCTGAGAATGCTCTCCGGCCGCTGGCACCAGGTCTTTACCGGCCTGTGCCTGATATCACCGCTTGACGGCAGGATCATCACCGGCTACGAGGTTACCAAGGTCAAATTCCGCCGTTTGTCCCCGGCTTATATCAACAATTACGTGGCCTCGGGCGAGCCGCTGGACAAGGCCGGGGCCTACGGCATCCAGGAGCTGGGGGCCCTGATCGTGGAAAAGGTGGACGGCTGCTATTTCAATGTGGTGGGCCTGCCACTGGTGAAGCTGGACAAGATGATCAGGAGACTCAATCTATAA